TTATAAGAATATTATTGTTTTCTATGCTGATGCTGCAGGGGTATTCCGCTGCGGCGATGGGATCGTTTGAAAAGCTCGACTACGAGGATTGTCGTGAACTGGTTTCCAGTGGCGAGATTCTGTCTATGGCTGAACTGATGGCGCTGGTAAAAGATATGTCTGAAGGGCGGATTATTGATACCAGTCTGTTAAAAAAAGGTGCTGTGTATATCTATGAAATGGAGATTGCCGGCACGAATGGTATGATTGAAATGCTTTACGTTGATGCCCGTACCGGCGCTATTAGCCACACCCTGGATACTGACGGGCAAAAAGGTATTTAATTAACAATCAGTATTGATATTAAGTATTTAAATTCAGCGCTTAACGTCAGTATTTATATTCAAGTGATTACCACCTAGAGGAAACGGAATGCGGATATTGCTGGCTGAGGATGATCCGGCTTTAGGCCCTGAACTGAAAGCGGCATTAGCGAAACATGGCTATGCGGTTGATCTGGCTGTGAATGGCATAGATGCTCAGGCGTTAGGTGAAGAAGATATTTATGATCTTGTCGTTCTGGATCTTGGTTTACCTGATAAATCTGGTCTGGATGTGTTGCGTCACTGGCGCAATAAAAAGAACAATATTCCGGTTTTAATTCTGACTGCACGAAGTGCCTGGCAAGAACGTGTTGATGGCTTCGAAGCCGGTGCTGATGACTATTTGTGTAAGCCTTTTCATACCGAAGAGTTGCTGGTGCGAATGACCGCTCTGTTACGCCGTGCCAATCAGCAAATCAGTTCACAGCTTGAGTCTTCTGGATTATCTCTGGATGAGAACAGCCAGTCGGTCATCCGGGATGGTGCTGAAGTTTCGTTAACGGGAACAGAGTATCGTCTGTTGCGTTATATGATGCATAACCCGGGGCGGGTATTGTCTAAGCTGCAGCTGGTTGAGCATATGTATGACGATGGTACTGAAAATGACAGTAACGTTGTTGAAGCTTATATAAAGATGTTGCGCAAAAAGATTGGTGCAGAACTGATCAAGACCAAACGTGGTCAGGGGTATGTCTTCGGAGAGCCTACTTGAGATCTATTCAGGCACGGCTAAATTTTGGCTTTGTGCTGGTTACTCTTATTTTATTCGTTGTACTGTGGCTTGGGCAGGGTTGGTTTCTGCGTCAGATGGCATATGACTTTGTATCCGCCCGTCTGGCCAGTGATGCCTATACCCTGCTGCGAGCAGTAGACATGGATATAGGCAGTGGCTGGCGGCTTGATCAGGATAAAACCTCCTCCGTATATGAACAGCCCATGTCAGGCCATTACTTTCAGGTAGCGGTTGACGATAAGTGGTTCTTTTCCCGTTCCCTGTGGGACGCCAAAATCCCTCTCAGTGAAAATCAGGATGTAGGTGAAGAGCGAATCCGTTTGCTGGAGATGAATGGCTCCCCCTGGCTGGTGTATGAAAACAAATTCATGAAACAGGGGCGGGCAATTCGTGTAGCGCTGGCGGAAGATGTCAGCTTCATTGAGGCTTCACTTGCTCAGCTGACCTGGCTGTTTGCCGGGGTTGGTGGTCTGTTGCTATTAGTATTGCTGGCTGTTCAGGTGTGGGTGATAAGACAAGGGTTGTCTTCTTTGAAGGCGGTCCGGCACGAAATTGCACAGTTGAAGTCCGGGCATATTCGTCAGTTACCCGCGGTTGAGACAAAAGAAATTGAACCACTGGTGACAGAAATAAATTATCTGGTGCAAAGTATGGAGATGCGCTTACAGCGTTCCAGAAATGCTGTTGGTAATCTTGCGCATGCTTCTAAAACGCCGCTGACTGTAATCGACAGGCAGATAGAGTCCCTGATTGAGGCTGGTTATAGCCAGGGTAAGGATATGCAAGAGCAGTCTTCCCGTTTGCGGGGCATGATGGAGCGTGAGCTTACCCGGGCCCGGATTGCCGGAGCAGCTTTACCAGGGCAGCGTATTTATATTCAGGAAGAGCTGGAGAAGCTGGTCCGTACCCTGAAAGCAATCTATCGTGAGAAAGCGATTAATTTCCAGTTAGATGTTTCAGCAACGACATACTTTCCCGGTGAGAGGGATGACTTGGTCGAACTGATGGGGAATTTGCTGGATAACGCTTCTAAGTGGGCCCGCAGTGAAATAAGTATTGTGGCACGTATGGATGACGCGAGCCTTGAGCTTATAGTTGCGGACAACGGTCCGGGTGTGGCATCTGAAGATCTGGAACGGTTAATGAATCGTGGTGAACGTCTTGACGAAGATACGGTTGGTCATGGTCTTGGCATGAGTATTATTTCAGAAATCATCCGGCAGTATCAGGGTACTTACCGATTATCCCACTCAGCGGCGTTAGGTGGTTTACAGGTGCAAGTTATCTTGCCCCGACAGTTGGATATGGATTTAGTCGAAGTATAATTTCCTCTTG
The DNA window shown above is from Aliamphritea ceti and carries:
- a CDS encoding PepSY domain-containing protein, with amino-acid sequence MKFIRILLFSMLMLQGYSAAAMGSFEKLDYEDCRELVSSGEILSMAELMALVKDMSEGRIIDTSLLKKGAVYIYEMEIAGTNGMIEMLYVDARTGAISHTLDTDGQKGI
- a CDS encoding response regulator transcription factor, which produces MRILLAEDDPALGPELKAALAKHGYAVDLAVNGIDAQALGEEDIYDLVVLDLGLPDKSGLDVLRHWRNKKNNIPVLILTARSAWQERVDGFEAGADDYLCKPFHTEELLVRMTALLRRANQQISSQLESSGLSLDENSQSVIRDGAEVSLTGTEYRLLRYMMHNPGRVLSKLQLVEHMYDDGTENDSNVVEAYIKMLRKKIGAELIKTKRGQGYVFGEPT
- a CDS encoding sensor histidine kinase; the encoded protein is MRSIQARLNFGFVLVTLILFVVLWLGQGWFLRQMAYDFVSARLASDAYTLLRAVDMDIGSGWRLDQDKTSSVYEQPMSGHYFQVAVDDKWFFSRSLWDAKIPLSENQDVGEERIRLLEMNGSPWLVYENKFMKQGRAIRVALAEDVSFIEASLAQLTWLFAGVGGLLLLVLLAVQVWVIRQGLSSLKAVRHEIAQLKSGHIRQLPAVETKEIEPLVTEINYLVQSMEMRLQRSRNAVGNLAHASKTPLTVIDRQIESLIEAGYSQGKDMQEQSSRLRGMMERELTRARIAGAALPGQRIYIQEELEKLVRTLKAIYREKAINFQLDVSATTYFPGERDDLVELMGNLLDNASKWARSEISIVARMDDASLELIVADNGPGVASEDLERLMNRGERLDEDTVGHGLGMSIISEIIRQYQGTYRLSHSAALGGLQVQVILPRQLDMDLVEV